From a region of the Solanum stenotomum isolate F172 chromosome 2, ASM1918654v1, whole genome shotgun sequence genome:
- the LOC125856453 gene encoding small polypeptide DEVIL 6-like — MSTNNNNRMGSSKKKLISSRGLGRVLREQRAKLYIIRRCVVMLLCWND, encoded by the coding sequence ATGagcaccaacaacaacaacagaaTGGGAAGTTCCAAGAAGAAGTTGATTTCAAGTAGAGGACTTGGAAGAGTCCTTAGAGAACAAAGAGCTAAGCTTTACATAATTAGGAGATGTGTAGTTATGCTTCTTTGTTGGAATGATTGA
- the LOC125856430 gene encoding AP2/ERF and B3 domain-containing transcription factor RAV1-like, whose amino-acid sequence MEVSCIDQEISTTSDSPSTIFPAERPRQMGSGVSVIIDADSTYGVEAESKNNTSNNNKLPSSRFKGVVPQPNGRWGAQIYEKHQRIWLGTFNGEEEAAKAYDIAAQRFRGRDAVTNFKPLFDKYCQTEEIEISFLNSRSKVEIVDMLRKHTYNDELEHAKKVYNNNNFEKNGRRTCHTNDIATFSLDNNEKVANIARELLFEKAVTPSDVGKLNRLVIPKQHAERYFPLVAKVNGNGNTSNGELLNFEDMNGKMWRFRYSYWNSSQSYVLTKGWSRYVKENKLKAGDIVSFKRCFGVGVEDKQLFIDSKTRIIRGEQLKVIRLFGVNICKVQDVSNNVVVEKNMSVGKRMREKELLAFECSKKQRVIIDAL is encoded by the coding sequence atggagGTAAGTTGCATAGATCAAGAAATTAGCACAACTAGTGACTCCCCATCAACCATTTTCCCGGCGGAGAGACCCCGCCAGATGGGAAGTGGAGTCAGCGTCATAATAGACGCTGACTCCACATATGGGGTAGAAGCAGagtcaaaaaataatactagtaataataataagctTCCTTCCTCAAGGTTCAAAGGTGTTGTCCCTCAACCAAATGGTCGATGGGGTGCACAAATCTACGAAAAACATCAAAGAATTTGGCTTGGTACATTCAATGGCGAAGAAGAAGCAGCAAAAGCTTATGATATCGCAGCACAAAGATTCCGTGGTAGAGATGCTGTGACAAATTTCAAACCCCTGTTTGATAAATATTGTCAAACagaggaaattgagatttcatTTTTGAACTCTCGTTCTAAGGTTGAGATTGTTGATATGCTACGTAAACACACGTATAATGACGAGCTTGAACATGCCAAGAAAGTatataacaacaataatttcGAGAAGAATGGAAGGAGGACATGCCATACTAATGATATCGCGACTTTTTCATTagataataatgaaaaagtcGCGAACATAGCTCGTGAACTGCTTTTTGAAAAAGCAGTTACACCGAGCGACGTTGGAAAACTTAATAGGCTTGTTATTCCAAAACAACACGCGGAGAGATATTTCCCTTTGGTAGCCAAAGTAAATGGAAATGGTAATACTTCTAATGGGGAATTGTTAaattttgaagatatgaatGGTAAAATGTGGAGATTTCGATATTCGTATTGGAATAGTAGTCAAAGTTACGTATTGACTAAAGGATGGAGTCGTTATGTtaaggaaaataagttgaaggCCGGAGATATTGTGAGTTTCAAACGATGTTTTGGAGTTGGAGTTGAAGATAAACAACTTTTTATTGACTCGAAGACCAGAATAATACGAGGTGAACAATTAAAAGTTATTAGATTATTTGGAGTGAATATATGCAAGGTTCAAGATGTTAGtaataatgttgttgttgagaaaaATATGAGTGTTGGCAAAAGAATGAGGGAGAAGGAGTTGTTGGCATTTGAGTGTAGCAAGAAACAAAGGGTTATAATTGATGCCTTGTGA
- the LOC125856301 gene encoding agamous-like MADS-box protein AGL29 — MLDFGEDSLDEDEEDMLDMCFDRVAREGDISPRQQRSRSNKSKKKTHGRQHSWDGKMTEEFVPRHLPMRQAKQNHLTVSIGMERKSSPIRKSVEIKFIKDKRAESVKISNMLKTLSKKANELSILCGVEIAILIFLIGTQPFFFGNPDVDSVVHQYLELNQPTTPSSYMKKKKKVEENKDKGKSVEDNFTYRISEDSKLTDAERLEKLNQEIKKLEDHLNKEIDLLQNVICFEDPKFIVEMDVASSSTIPANWLSL, encoded by the exons ATGCTTGATTTTGGCGAGGAttctcttgatgaagatgaggaagatATGCTGGACATGTGCTTTGATAGAGTGGCTAGGGAAGGAGATATATCACCTAGGCAACAAAGAAGTAGaagcaacaaaagcaaaaagaagacaCATGGAAGGCAACATAGTTGGGACGGTAAAATGACTGAGGAGTTTGTTCCAAGGCACCTACCGATGCGACAGGCAAAGCAGAACCATTTGACAGTATCAATAG GCATGGAAAGAAAGAGTTCTCCTATAAGGAAATCTGTTGAGataaaatttatcaaagatAAACGTGCTGAGAGTGTTAAAATCTCAAATATGTTGAAAACTTTGTCTAAAAAGGCAAATGAGCTTTCTATCTTATGTGGAGTTGAAATTGCCATTCTAATTTTCTTGATTGGAactcaaccttttttttttggtaatccTGATGTGGACTCAGTGGTCCACCAATATTTGGAGCTCAACCAGCCAACTACACCTTCGTCttatatgaagaagaaaaaaaaagtggaagAAAATAAGGACAAAGGAAAATCTGTTGAAGATAATTTCACATATCGTATATCAGAAGATTCAAAGCTGACTGATGCAGAAAGacttgaaaaattaaatcaGGAGATCAAGAAACTTGAAGATCATTTGAATAAGGAAATTGATCTCTTACAAAATGTGATATGCTTTGAAGATCCAAAATTTATAGTTGAAATGGACGTAGCAAGTTCTTCGACTATACCAGCTAATTGGTTGAGTCTTTAA